The genomic interval CGCGTGTGAAATACAAAGAGCAACTCCTATGGCTTCACAGCAGAGTACAAGGTCCTGCTCCTCACTGCTCTTATGCACATAGAACTCTCAGCAGGCATGCAAAAAAAAGAGTACATTTCTGAGGATGAATActcacattttaaattaaactgtCACACTGCCAttttgaatatgtttgtttacatttttgcaaatatgtGTTATTTTTACGATTACTTCTAATTAAATAACCTACAAGTTAGTCAATATAAGGTATGCAACTGTGTTAATCCCCTTCTGCATGCCGGTCACACGCCAAGTCTGAAGTTCTACTCCCTGGCAGCACAAAGCCCAACGTGAAGCTCATGTGACTGTATTAACCTTTCTGAGCTACTCTGCGGCAGTCACTGAGGAGAGAATTAAGAAGAGATTAGAAATCTAAAGTTTGAGACAGCTTCAAAAGCTTTCAGCAGAATACAAAACTCAGAAAAGACATTTCTCAATTTCCTACACAATTCTGCTGCCCCTCTGAAGCTCCCAAGTCTcaatttttgtacaattttgttttgtcacTAAGAACAGAGACTTCTGATAAGCAAGAGAGCAGATTTGGCAGTGAACTGTCAAGTGATTCACACTGAAGAAGAGTTCACAGTGCAGCACCCCATGTGACTTAAAAACCTACACAAACCCCAGAGAGACTCATACCGACACATTCCTGTTCAAACACAGACCGAGGATGGATCTTTATTATGTTTCTAAATTCAGAACACTGAGTATTCGTACAGAGATgcctgaaataaaagaaaatcataaacTGGTGGATTGAGAAGTCTGATCTGGGTTTGTAGTTGTGTAAGACAACTTTTATGGCAAGAGAATAAATGGAGCCACTGGTCAGGATCAGCTGATTTCAGGGAAAAACACAATACAATAAATATCCCTCACAAAGCGTGGGATTATTAAGCCGATCACAAAGTAACTATAGTACATGCTGACTAAAATTATCTGCAGACAGAAAAGATGaagcaaacaaaagaaaacattaaagacaGATCTCCAGTTGGCCTCATTTCTGCACCTGGAGCAAAATGGCATGAAGATTTCATTAAAGTGTCAAAtctgcaacatttaatttattttgacaacacaagacgtaaacatttaactttttaaaccATGAAGTCTGACTTCCCTAAATGAACAAATCTACTTATGTTCGGTACAAAAGGCTCTATTCAAGTTTTCACTGTTGGCAGCTTTGAGCATTTAGTGTAACAATAACTGTTTTAACACGATTTAGCGTGCAAAACATGTAAAGACAGACAATGTGAAATTTATCACGTTAATCATTTGTTGGTTTTGACCAAGAAAATGTCTATCAAAGATTTATTGTAAAGGGCATTCAGTTTTTCATCATTTCCAAcctttggaaaatattttcagctGTGTTGAAGCTTGTTTTTCATGATTGTTGATTGGAGTTAAGACCAAAGTTATACATAGCCTTGGCatattttgatttaaatctATTTTGATTGAAGGATATTATAACAATGTAACagatacagttttatttatattttgtaaaaataaattcagaagtTATTCAAACCCGTTTAAAACATCAATAGCAAATCTTTGTTGACATTACGGCAATCTAACTCATCTTaaaattgctgaccagctttttgcatgttttcactgCTTTCTTgactatttatttttgatgttgAGCTCATAGATTCCCTATTGTATTCAAGCCGGGACATATGTAGGGTCACTCCAAAAcgttccagtcagaagaaacatgttggtcaaaATATTACTTAATTACTTAACTGTACATTTATTTCCATGTCTGAAGTCAAGACATTTGTGGGATATCATGAAAGAATAATCTAAGCATAAAGCAGCCAGCCCAAAAGTTAACGAAGAGAGATATCATTATGTATGGGAAACTAAAGTCGAGCACTGGTGCATTGTACAACAGCAATCCAAGAAGAAAGTACTGCAAAGTCTCCAGTTCCAGTGAGTTCGTAAGGCTAAGCTTCATTGGGTTATTTGACCAGCAAAGAGGAGAAAGTCAGGAGAAATATTTTCTGAGCAGCATGGAGAGCTAAAAGACCAGTACTATACCCAGAGATGTAATAGTGATCTGTGGGAGGCATGCCTGTCTGTAATTCACCACAATGATGAATAGGTCTGATCTGTATTATCAGTCTAATGTGCAAGGGCTCATGCCAAGGCTCCCAATTCTCTCAACAACTATCATCAGAAATCATTAGGTAGGTAACGATACATTCAGTTCACACTACGAGATACATCATAACAAGACAGGATTTTAGTGACATTTTGGGAAAAACTATAAATCCctcctttcttttgtttttaaatgttttgcggcactagtggcctttatttttctaattattttgacaggaaagagggggaagacatacagCAAAGGTCGCCTGATTTACTATTGAAATTACTATtgttgggggttatgattattgattgattaatcttgatcaataattataattaaaaatcataatttgacaaaatcaatttcttaaccaaaatcctcatttatgaatcaagaccagagatgtttctggtgttgtaattgtggctcaacgcctttgacaattacaaccgttaaatactccgtaataattaataactatcaccggagatgtcactgtttaatcgaccgtttctgccgaaacgtgtggaactttaaccttatcttgactgacaaatcactttcacacacaatgaacacaaaacgctctctctttatctatgtggatatttattaatcttcacctactcaacatgcaaaattctacataacaaggataacacatctaactaagcaaaaataaagaaaacagcagtgggtgtgcaTTGAATTAACCAGCggttatggcaaaattgagaatatgacgaagaggtgtggtggtgagtggagagtggtGATCGGGTCatgatctccagctgaaggcgtgtgttcaaaatgggcgccttcctaAATAGCGTCCTGTGATGTCACacttgggacgcccagtcatatcagtcgcaatgctcgatgggatatgtaggagcgggctgtcctggatacaaaatggccgatgccattggagaggcacagtgacgtccaacaacgtgcagatagtccaaaactcagcaacaagtggtccaaaaCTATTGAAATGTACTATTGAAGTCAAGGGAGCAAAGTGTTAAATGGGTTTTTAAATCAGATCAGAACATTTTCCTATTAGTTATTTTCCAtcatgttcatttattttgttcagGATTTTCCTTCAGTagcttaaaaataattatactaATGAAGACCCACTTTCTTACTTACATGATGTTGTTGTAATAACATGAATTTTTCAAATATcctgtttttttcacaaaatataAATTGTTTTAACCATGTGGTAAACATTAACTTTATTCCTCTTAGAGTAATGAAGGTTCAGGGATTACATAATATATGCGACTTCTTGAGCTGGGcttctcagtataaataatataaatgaacTGCTGTACAAAATGTCTCCAAAGGATTTTCTATTGCCCCTAAGTATACACCATCTTTGACGGTGCATACTTTCAGTACTGAGAAACCCCAATTTGTTCAACACCTGCTTCACATTCCCCTCTGTACTACTATGCATACCATGACTCTGCATAGCATCTATGTAATGTTAGTGTTCTCTGTCAGATAATGCCACAAATTTAGAATTCAACTAACTAATTAAGGTGTTccaattgtcagtcagtcagtcattttctatactgcttcttccatagggggtcatggggaagctggtgcctatctccagcagtctatgtgagggaggcggggtacaccctggacaggtcaccagtccatcgcagggccacacacaaacaaccatacacacactcattcacacatctaagggcaatttagagagaccagttaatctaacaggcatgtctttgtactgtgggaggaagccggagtacccggtgagaacccacacatgcatgggaagaacatgcaaactccatgcagaaagacccctggccaggatttgaacccagacccttcttgctgcaaggcaacatagCTACCAActacttttccagtcataccaaccactcaaagtgctttacactaaaGCAACATTCAGCCAGTCACACAGCGATACACAGATCACTAGGCAACATGCCCAGGAGCACATCATGAtgtgacaggaggaagctggaatagaacccacaactttcagattgcaatAGGACTACTCtcaccactgagccacagttgtgTAAAGTGTAGAGTTAGGAGAAAAGAACCTACAAAAACTGCTAAGACTTTCTTCTGAGTTCAGTCTGAGTTCTTTTGCATTTAAATCTACTTTCTCTACTTCTACGTATGTCAGGCCCTCGTTGCAGCAGTGCTTACTCCTCCATCTCACAACCCTCCTATAATTGCTCCTCCAAAATGTGCTGCGTGAGTGACATGCCACTGATACTTCGCTACAGCTCTTGTGGGAGTCTCAAAAGTATTTGACATTTCATTGCTACTTCATGTAAAGACACCTGGTGCTACGACAGAACGCAGCATGGCAATATTTAACatggaaatgtttgttttttcacccTCCCTCCTATATCGTCATCTGCGAACGTTTTCTACTCACTTGAATAGGCCCTACATCCTCCACACACTCTTTGGTTTATACATAGTGTAACACCTACCATTTGAGCATCCTTTTCAAGAACAAGAGGAATCAATTTTTTCTTTGGAAAGTCTTGGATGTTTATGAGTATATGTTTTGAGGCAATATGAGGTACTCCATTTTGAAGGGATTCCTGGTGGTTTTGCTAATACAAGACAGCACAACTGAAGGTACAGTGGTATTATAAAACATGCTCTGAAACAATAACCATGTACCTGCAATCTTTGTCTGCACAGTCTAGGGTTTTGTATTCTATATGAGGAAATCAATAAGTGAGGATGTGTCTTGTTCAAGGAGAAAATAGAGTTTTGTGAATTACAATTTCCCTAGGTTAATGAGTTTTGATGATATCAAGGTgaaccaaggttttaaaacttCACGGCTTGATTCTGCTGAATATTTTTTGCCATATAGTTCCCATGGTTTAAAGACCTTTAAATGAGATGCCAGAAAATGTGCTTGGCCCTTTGCCCACCTCTTCATGCACACTGCTTGTCAGTGGGCTGAAAGATGGTTGCCAGGTTCATTTTCTACTTGCAGAAAACACTTGcttaaatgttttgaattatAATTTCTGAAAAACAGAGATCCATTGTTTGGAAACTGAAGGAGTGCCACaatttactttctttttaaaaaacagatttcaaaCTAAAATTGTCAAACACAAGCTGTCTGAGAAGTAGTTTTCAGTATAAGCAATTAGATCCTgttgtacatttttgtttcaaatcGTTAACTAAATACCATGTGGGATTTTTGCTCAGTTATATTGCGAGAATCTCATATTGCTCCAGATGTACAgtattgtgaaaaagtatttgtatacagaaaagactgaaaatacacttttcaaatgatgatttcatttataaaaacaaaacactaacCAAACTGACCTGGCCCAAGGTGGAAAAGTAAATGATAAATTAACTGTAATATAAAGGTGAGTTAAATTTCACTAGACACAACCGGGCCTGATTACTGTCAGACCAGTAGAATGAAGAAATCACATACCTACAGTAAGAGATGGTGGTGGTACTGTGATCGTCTGAGATTGCTTTGCTGCTTTAGACACCGGACTTCTTGCTGAAATTATTGCAACCAGAAATTGTACTCTGTAACAGAAACTCCTTAATTAGAATGTCtgaccatcagtttgtgaccttaggtttagcaGGACACTGATCTACAGAACACAAGCAGGTCCATCTCTgaatagcaaaaataaaaactgattgaAGCTTTTAGAGTGGCCTAGATAAAGTCTGGagttaaatctaattgagatcCTGTGGTACAACCTAAAACAGACATTTCATTGTTGAAAATCTAACCACCCAGAGTAACCTAGCCttatgtttgatgatctgaaatagtCCCTCTGAAAATACAAATTTGTTCACTCATCACCATCTCTTTATTAACTTCATGAATACAGAGCATGTGTCATCCTAAACTACAGATTTTCTAGTGATTTAAAtctccaaaacacaaacaatgctTGGCTATATCTCTTTAGGTGTGTCTACTCCCATCCAGTTTTCCACTGAGGTCGCCTACCAAGATGGACAGAACCTTCCACAGGAACCAGAACTGCTTAATGTCCCTTTAGTGTCCCCTCCCAGCTTGAAGGAGGTTCAGCAGGCAATGCAGGAAGCCTCAGAGCAAGTAAAGGGCCATGGGGCAGAAGAAGTGTTGAAGGAACTGCTTGAGAGGGTAGTAGAGGCTGCTTTGGGGCAGGTAGAAGCAGGTGATCAGGCAAAAGATATGGTTGTAGAGAAGGAAGGGGTAGAGGATGATTCTCTGGGGGTTAAAATGATAGAGAGTGAAACTGAAGAAGAAATTGAAACACTGGAGCTACACTGGGAGGAGAGAAATATGAGTCTTAAGATAGCAGATAATGGTTTTGAAGAGAGTAAGATAGTAGCAGGGAAGGATGCATTAAAAAATGTAGCTGGAGGGGGTAAAGAAGTTGTCAAAAATGAGGGGGAAACAGTAGCTAGATCTGTTGAGGAGACGAGATTCAGACAAGCAGTGGGTTTGGAGGTTACTGATGAGTCATTACTGGGAACTAAATTAACTCAAGATGATGTGGACATAGCCTCAGAGGAGACAGAAGGGGAATCAGAAAGAGGGAAAGAGGATAGCGAGGAGCAGGTTGTGTTGATAGTTCTAAAGAATGCCACTGAAAGAGAAACACAGAATGGAGAGGAAACACCAGCTACTGTGAAGGTGGCAGTGGGCATTCAGCCAGAGCAGGAAACAGCGGAAGAGTCTACAGCTGGTCTTGGAGTGGCTGAAAAAGAGCAGACAGAGGATAGCAGGAGAAAGGAAGCGGCTCTGCTTGAAAAAAGTCAAACAGACCAAACAAATGGACAGAAAACATCATCTCATCCTAATGATCAggtaatacaaataaaaacagtcatAGGAGAACCAATAAAAGAACAGGGAGAAGTCAGGAGAGGAGAGAATGTGGATGAACTACAGAAAGCTGATGACAATGGTTTAGCAGAGATAGATGAGGAAGAAAAGGCAGAGGCAGTAGGTACAGATATAACGGAAACAATATTGGAGGGAAAATACGGTGACGTGATCAAGGAGGGATCTGTGGCAGGAGGTGACAATCCTGGAGAAGAGGGGCAAATAGCTTCGGAGGATTTGGAGCACAACAAAGAGGATCAAGGTGAGATTTGTGTAGTTGCTATGAAAAGATCAGTAAAAGCATGGACAAAGTACAGTTAGTCCAGTGAAATCAAGACCTAAAACAAGTAACAATAAATCTACAATCTTTAGACATGCTGCTTAAAACATACCAAATGTGTTTGCTTTACTTTCTTATCTATTTTTACATCGATAGCTAGAATGTTCAGAAAATAAACATGCGTAGAACATGagtccaaataaaagcagaaaatgttcACTTACGTGAATTTGACATGACCATCATGACCATCATGACCATCTTCTAATACTTTATTAAAGTCTTTAAGGTCAGTTGCACTAATTAACAGGAATTCAACCACTGCTGTGTTAGGATGTTTAAACAATGCACACAGCACATTCTGCATTACTGagcagtggaaaaaaaatgatacatggcttttaaaaaggttttacgAATGAAAACCTGAGGTATggtaggtaaggtaaggtaagtttatttatatagcgcttttcagtaacgagacactcaaagcgctgtacatacaattacaatacaatcacaaagaaaataaacacagatgcagacacagaaagacaaatcaaatgatactagaatccttctaagaaatcaaaaaatctGTGAATCcttcagagaaataaaaaaatctctggtcaacattacaatgacacagataacattaataatcctttgggtttatTGGTAAGaactggttctaaaccaatctttctaaagaggtaataaCAGTCctttgcatccattgaaatttaactaaccaatcactgagttctaactaaggaagctgagtcactggtgtaaaaacagcttttgttcaaattttttaagaaactagtattattttcctttcactggtaaatctaaaaagctatgaaaaggagaagaaattaagaaatgaaatccacatttaggtaaaaataaggagcatgggaaagcaacacacttaagcaaagattttggaggggcatggtggacttgtgagggtgccaatatttaggtatgatcatgtgtgcaaagaattagactgtcaacactgatgaaggtgccattgtccttgaaaaagagaaggaagttttatcaaacggccatacagttcagttcacagatgaggggggttgctggggcagagcgtcgtatttacagaacatccaggagaaatgttttgataagaagcctgtgGAGGCCATATCGGGGcgcctgaattagacaaacaataaatgttttggttcaggccggctgtgattttccgcctgccttcaaagtctcactggcattctcaatttcaaatccaaatagccagatttctggtactttcagtagATCCTAAGCAAACAACTTTttccaagattaaatcatatcacctttgagtccgGGAAACGCAGCCAGCCTGCGATTCTGTTTAAGGATcgcgtccagcttgcgattctgctctcttaacatatcagtctgagtgctgagagctctaaagatcccttcacatatcccaggcagctttggagtgctttgaacagctgctgatgttttacaaatctttcgataagccaggtaaccgccaactgcaaaaagcagaaatcctgttatcagaaatccaattatatAGGTGTGGTGTGGATTCATGTTCATCCCCCCTGAGTGAATACTTTATGGAACCAtcatttgctgcaattacagttgcAGGTATTTTGGTTTAAGACTCTGCCAACTTTTACATCTAAAGACCAAAATGTCCCcaagattctcaattgaataGGGTCTTTGGTTGTAACTTTAGTGTCATCCTCCTGAAAGAAGAACCTTTACCCCAGATTCAGCCTGTCTTGCAGACTCTTAAAGGTTTTCTTCAagcattgccctgtatttagtcaGTCAACTCTTAGCTTCCCTATCTCTGTTCAATAAAAGCATtctcaaagcatgatgctgccaacatcaTGTTTTAAAGTGTAAATGATGGGTTCAGGCTGATGTGCAGCACACATTTTCTGTTCAGCATGTTGGGCATGAAGTTCCCTTCTGGTCTTAACTGACCACAGGATCTTTATCCTAAATGTTTGTAGTGTCccttacatggcttgtagcCAACAGGACTTTTTCCGGCCTCCTTTAAACATTAGCTTTCTTCTCACCTATTAG from Girardinichthys multiradiatus isolate DD_20200921_A chromosome 5, DD_fGirMul_XY1, whole genome shotgun sequence carries:
- the si:dkeyp-118a3.2 gene encoding uncharacterized protein si:dkeyp-118a3.2 isoform X4, which codes for MQEASEQVKGHGAEEVLKELLERVVEAALGQVEAGDQAKDMVVEKEGVEDDSLGVKMIESETEEEIETLELHWEERNMSLKIADNGFEESKIVAGKDALKNVAGGGKEVVKNEGETVARSVEETRFRQAVGLEVTDESLLGTKLTQDDVDIASEETEGESERGKEDSEEQVVLIVLKNATERETQNGEETPATVKVAVGIQPEQETAEESTAGLGVAEKEQTEDSRRKEAALLEKSQTDQTNGQKTSSHPNDQVIQIKTVIGEPIKEQGEVRRGENVDELQKADDNGLAEIDEEEKAEAVGTDITETILEGKYGDVIKEGSVAGGDNPGEEGQIASEDLEHNKEDQAALVIPGLQSEECNKDFIEKRPEKQPTTPHPSFGARATEYNTLIDATSNHHSKIITTNPGFLPHNHGMNQPTMDKFEKDVFAEYHQATEDKPKGTRDVVEDIPGAREKNVQGLEAWKIGAIFTAVFMVLETVVIIIYILKCRNKKRTPAVQQACEEGCVEPEAAAGGDSSDDTLPADNGNCQEIVRLDPSDVASTLAIKREKQEDEHAVAMSDHSLSSTEMLPSTGPGSDSSQDFRTSI
- the si:dkeyp-118a3.2 gene encoding uncharacterized protein si:dkeyp-118a3.2 isoform X2; this translates as MRYSILKGFLVVLLIQDSTTEGVSTPIQFSTEVAYQDGQNLPQEPELLNVPLVSPPSLKEVQQAMQEASEQVKGHGAEEVLKELLERVVEAALGQVEAGDQAKDMVVEKEGVEDDSLGVKMIESETEEEIETLELHWEERNMSLKIADNGFEESKIVAGKDALKNVAGGGKEVVKNEGETVARSVEETRFRQAVGLEVTDESLLGTKLTQDDVDIASEETEGESERGKEDSEEQVVLIVLKNATERETQNGEETPATVKVAVGIQPEQETAEESTAGLGVAEKEQTEDSRRKEAALLEKSQTDQTNGQKTSSHPNDQVIQIKTVIGEPIKEQGEVRRGENVDELQKADDNGLAEIDEEEKAEAVGTDITETILEGKYGDVIKEGSVAGGDNPGEEGQIASEDLEHNKEDQALVIPGLQSEECNKDFIEKRPEKQPTTPHPSFGARATEYNTLIDATSNHHSKIITTNPGFLPHNHGMNQPTMDKFEKDVFAEYHQATEDKPKGTRDVVEDIPGAREKNVQGLEAWKIGAIFTAVFMVLETVVIIIYILKCRNKKRTPAVQQACEEGCVEPEAAAGGDSSDDTLPADNGNCQEIVRLDPSDVASTLAIKREKQEDEHAVAMSDHSLSSTEMLPSTGPGSDSSQDFRTSI
- the si:dkeyp-118a3.2 gene encoding uncharacterized protein si:dkeyp-118a3.2 isoform X1, whose translation is MRYSILKGFLVVLLIQDSTTEGVSTPIQFSTEVAYQDGQNLPQEPELLNVPLVSPPSLKEVQQAMQEASEQVKGHGAEEVLKELLERVVEAALGQVEAGDQAKDMVVEKEGVEDDSLGVKMIESETEEEIETLELHWEERNMSLKIADNGFEESKIVAGKDALKNVAGGGKEVVKNEGETVARSVEETRFRQAVGLEVTDESLLGTKLTQDDVDIASEETEGESERGKEDSEEQVVLIVLKNATERETQNGEETPATVKVAVGIQPEQETAEESTAGLGVAEKEQTEDSRRKEAALLEKSQTDQTNGQKTSSHPNDQVIQIKTVIGEPIKEQGEVRRGENVDELQKADDNGLAEIDEEEKAEAVGTDITETILEGKYGDVIKEGSVAGGDNPGEEGQIASEDLEHNKEDQAALVIPGLQSEECNKDFIEKRPEKQPTTPHPSFGARATEYNTLIDATSNHHSKIITTNPGFLPHNHGMNQPTMDKFEKDVFAEYHQATEDKPKGTRDVVEDIPGAREKNVQGLEAWKIGAIFTAVFMVLETVVIIIYILKCRNKKRTPAVQQACEEGCVEPEAAAGGDSSDDTLPADNGNCQEIVRLDPSDVASTLAIKREKQEDEHAVAMSDHSLSSTEMLPSTGPGSDSSQDFRTSI
- the si:dkeyp-118a3.2 gene encoding uncharacterized protein si:dkeyp-118a3.2 isoform X3, translated to MRYSILKGFLVVLLIQDSTTEGVSTPIQFSTEVAYQDGQNLPQEPELLNVPLVSPPSLKEVQQAMQEASEQVKGHGAEEVLKELLERVVEAALGQVEAGDQAKDMVVEKEGVEDDSLGVKMIESETEEEIETLELHWEERNMSLKIADNGFEESKIVAGKDALKNVAGGGKEVVKNEGETVARSVEETRFRQAVGLEVTDESLLGTKLTQDDVDIASEETEGESERGKEDSEEQVVLIVLKNATERETQNGEETPATVKVAVGIQPEQETAEESTAGLGVAEKEQTEDSRRKEAALLEKSQTDQTNGQKTSSHPNDQVIQIKTVIGEPIKEQGEVRRGENVDELQKADDNGLAEIDEEEKAEAVGTDITETILEGKYGDVIKEGSVAGGDNPGEEGQIASEDLEHNKEDQAALVIPGLQSEECNKDFIEKRPEKQPTTPHPSFGARATEYNTLIDATSNHHSKIITTNPGFLPHNHGMNQPTMDKFEKDVFAEYHQATEDKPKGTRDVVEDIPGAREKNVQGLEAWKIGAIFTAVFMVLETVVIIIYILKCRNKKRIVRLDPSDVASTLAIKREKQEDEHAVAMSDHSLSSTEMLPSTGPGSDSSQDFRTSI
- the si:dkeyp-118a3.2 gene encoding uncharacterized protein si:dkeyp-118a3.2 isoform X5 — translated: MRYSILKGFLVVLLIQDSTTEGVSTPIQFSTEVAYQDGQNLPQEPELLNVPLVSPPSLKEVQQAMQEASEQVKGHGAEEVLKELLERVVEAALGQVEAGDQAKDMVVEKEGVEDDSLGVKMIESETEEEIETLELHWEERNMSLKIADNGFEESKIVAGKDALKNVAGGGKEVVKNEGETVARSVEETRFRQAVGLEVTDESLLGTKLTQDDVDIASEETEGESERGKEDSEEQVVLIVLKNATERETQNGEETPATVKVAVGIQPEQETAEESTAGLGVAEKEQTEDSRRKEAALLEKSQTDQTNGQKTSSHPNDQVIQIKTVIGEPIKEQGEVRRGENVDELQKADDNGLAEIDEEEKAEAVGTDITETILEGKYGDVIKEGSVAGGDNPGEEGQIASEDLEHNKEDQAALVIPGLQSEECNKDFIEKRPEKQPTTPHPSFGARATEYNTLIDATSNHHSKIITTNPGFLPHNHGMNQPTMDKFEKDVFAEYHQATEDKPKGTRDVVEDIPGARECARP